DNA sequence from the Carettochelys insculpta isolate YL-2023 chromosome 31, ASM3395843v1, whole genome shotgun sequence genome:
CTGTGAGCCCCGTTCCTGGAGATGTCAAGATGATATTTGCTGATTGCAAAAGGTCCTCTGTGTTACCCCCATCAGCCCCACTGGGTGCAGCTTGGAGAACATGTGACTTGTTTCATTTCTGAGATGGAATTTCCCCAACTCTGCTCTGTGAAACACATGAGAGTTTGCCCTATGCTTGAGACATGACTCTTAATATAAAATAAACTGTTATCTGTTATCTCAAACACTGGAATACAAATGAACGAGTCACGCCGCCTGATTGAAATGTACCAAAAAAATGACTTTCCTCTGTTGGTAATGCAGCCTATTGTCAGAGGAAAATAGGAATCAGGGAATCATAATAATCCCAGGAGACTAGGCAGCTGTACCAATGTGCAACAACTGACAGGGCCTTCTCACCTTAATGCAGATACCACAGCTCTGCCCGCTGTTTACAGGTGCATCCTTTGCAGCATCCAGCCACGTCCTTGTCTGATGCGTATCTAAGCCTGGAAAGAATATCTGTTTCTAAGATAGGCAAGCCTGGAGTGGACTAGCAACAAGGCGCTCAGATGCAGGTGGGATTGGGAAGGTTGTGTTGAGACTGAGTGTAGGAGCTGATGAAGCCAGCCAAGGGAGCCTTGTGGGAAAGGCACTAGCCTGGGAGTCAACGTAGGGTAATGGCGCAGTGACATCCTCCGCTCACCAAAAGACACCATCAGAACCTGCTGCGGCTGTGTGTGTGGACTGGGGTCTCGGCCGCATGTCCATGCATGCTGCATGGGATACCTTGTAGAAGGAGCTAGGCTGGAATCTGTGGGCAGTTTCGGCTGTAAGGCAATGCGGGCAGATTCCTCATCCTGCCTTATGCATCCTTTGTTTTCTGCGCCACTGGTTGTGATCCTGTCCCTATGCATCAAGTATGTGATAGAAGCCAGTGGAAGctacaggtgctcagcacctgtgaACATCAGACTGTGTCTATGAGCAAGGATTTTCCCACTAACAGGAATGATACCTGGGCAATGTCTGCGCTGCCACTGACATTGGTGTAACTTGTctcactcagggctgtgaaaaagccACACCCAGGAGTGACATAAGTGACACTGACATTAGTGCTAGTGTGCCCAGGAGAACTTCTGCTGATGTAGCTATGGCCACTCACTGCTGGAGTAAAAAGTCAGCAGGAGAGCGCTCTGCCATTGTCTTAGTGTGGTCCCACACAgtttgctgcagcacagcagtgcagatGCACCGCTGTAACCTCATCAGCGTTTCCAGATCCCTAGCGCTTGTGAAGTAACTCCCCAGCCTGGGATCTCAAAGCATGTTCTTCATTGAACCCCTGAGTGGCTCAGTCAGAAAGGCGTCATTATACCCATTTCTCAGATGGGAAAACGGACGGGAGCAGGGACTTTCCAACACCTCCCTTGAATTGTTCAGCATGTCATTGGAATTATCTGGTACCTGTAGAAGGCACTGAGATCTGCAGTAATGCACATAATAATAGCCGTCTGACTGAGCTGATGGGCTCTTTTGTATTCTCAGCACCTGGAAATTTGCTCCATTATGACTGGCTCATCATCATTTCTGTATTTCCCCGGGCAGCGGTCATAACCTGTCACGCTCTGTCTCTTGTCAAGACACATCCTGCAAGAGCTCATCAGAGAGATACGTTGAGCGCTCAGCCTGCCACAGGAATATGTCCTGTGCCTCTTGTCCTAAATGGGTGGTCACAAGAATAAGGCAAGTGATGCAGCGACAGCTGGCAAGATGTGCCTGAGATTTCTTTCTCTCCATCTGCACAGAGAACAACTCTGCAGCCCCTACTTTCCCCTTGCTGAAGGAATGTGGCCATCCCCCTGCATGCTGCTAAGTGCTTATTGAGTCCCCATTGAGCAGGTTCTGCCAGTCCCTTCACATGTGTAGGCTTGCTTTCATCCTCTGCGTGGGGAAATGCGGTTTGCTTGCATTGGATACGGCTGTGATCAAAGTTATCTGATGGTTATTTATGCCTTTGAACCTTCAGACATATGCAGACAGCCAACATGCAGGAATCTGATTAATCTGGGGATCAAGCAGCAGCGACCGCGTATGTCCTGGTGTATGGGGTGGGTTGGCCTGCCTCATGTAAACACCCCCCCAGAACTCTCCAACCCCAAAGCGTGTTCAGATCTGAGTCCGTTCCTTTAGGTTCCCGGGTACCTTTCACTGACAGCCCCCCACTCTCCAGTCAGTGGGACTCCAGTGAAATCCATGGGAAGTTTTGAATACCAGATGATACTctgtgggaaagcagcaggaataGGCACGGTAGGGCTGCATCTGCCATTTCTCATAGAGATGGTGTGTCATGCCTGTAAATTGCTGGCTGCTCTCATTTGCCAGATGTGGTGTGATAACAGTCATTGCCAAACCAGTTCAAAGTAACAGGTCCCACTCCTATCCATGTGCAGCTGAAGttctggcctggggctggctagagtatctgggcttatttagtttgcagaagagaagggtgaggggtggtttgatagcagccttcaacttcctgtcagggggctccaaagaggatggggagaagctgttctcagtcatgacagatggcagaacaaggagcaatggtctcaagttgcagagggggaggtgtaggtcagatatcaggaaaaactatttcaccaggaaggtggtgaagcgctggaatgagctactgagagaggtggtggaatctccatccctagaggtttttaagtcctggcttgacaaagtcctggctgcaaTGATTTAGCGgctgttgatcctgctttaggcaggggactggacttgatgacttcctgaggtcccttccagccctaggattctatgatttgcaaAATACTAGCCACTAACAGGGAaatgtagcagcaacgaagggtcctgtggcaccttatagactaacagaaaagtttagagcatgagcttttgtgagttaactcacttcttcagatgttggTCTGATGATGAccaacatctgaagaagtgagttaactcacgaaagctcatgctctaaacttttctgttagtctataaggtgccacaggacccttcgttgctgctacagatccagactaacacagctacccctctgatacttaacaggGAAATGGCACATGAAAAAATCTTAGAAAATGGTAGCAAGGAACACAGGGTTGCTCATGCCCTCCCTTCTGCCTACCGTTGCCAGTTGTTTTCTTTTGGAATAGGTTTTGGAGGAAAACCAGCTTTTCCTCAAAAAATAAATTTATGTGAGAAATCTCCTCGTCCAAGTTAATGTTCCAGGTTCTGGTTAGGACTGTTTTTAGTTAAGGGGGAGGGGAGTCtagttttaaatgaaagctgaataTTTGCTAAGAAAAACTTTGACAAAACTTTGACCAAAAACTTCTAACACCAATGTTGATCCATCAGTGCCCGTGGGGTTACTCCTGATTTGGGCCCATTCTGTGCATTTTCCATTTGAACTCAATACATACTGCTAAAAGACATCAGATTTgagcccaaaccctcccccccccacacaccccggtACATACAAAACTCTCTCTAACCCTGGTCAATAAGTTGAAGCCCAAGTCCTTCTGAGGTTCAGAGCCTAGTCCTGTCATCTTGCAGTGTAGATCCAGCTTGAGCTGGGACCTGCACAGGGCTTGTGTCTGGTCTTTGGGTGCTATTGTCACTCCAATAACTGTCAATCCGGTTTACAATGCAGCAAAGATGCACAAGTGAAGACTTGGAAACACCAACCCTGCAGGTGTGAGTCCCACAGGCCCTGTTTAcagtacagtgtagacataccctgaccCTCTCCAAAGCATCCTCTCAGCAGACCTGTCCAGTAAACAGCCACGTTACCATTCCCCGCCGTTCTGATCTTAGACAGCTGGTATGTGGTCGATAACTCCGTGGAAGCCTCaacatcctcccaccccccacccccagcctgtttGTGATCCAGGGCTTGGTCCAATACTACACTGCCATAGAGGGAACCTTAGGCTGACTAAAGAGGACTCTCAGCAGACTTCACATTTCCAATTTCTAGGATACTAAGTTATACCCAAAGACGTTCTGTGAATTCTgtttcctgttttaaagatgACTTTTCCTGGCATAGTCCCTTCATGAATTCTAATCCAGCCTCTTACTGGTTGGCCACTCTGTGCCTCCGTTTCCCCAGAACACTCCCTTCCTAGGGCCTTGTGCAGATCACTGAGGTCACATCGGCATAGTGCTTTGAAAACAGAAAGTTCTATAAATGCATTGGGCATTATTGGTCTTCATTGCTTTGCTATGTCAGGTGAGCTCTGAGGGAGGAGAAATCAGCACCAAGTCCTTAgcagaggaaggatggtcttCTGGCTTAGATGCAGAACAGGATTTAGGAGATCTACATtaaattccttgttctgccactgatttgGTGTGtcacctcaggcaagtcacttcacctctctgtcaaaacaaaaaagcagtaaagtagcactttaaaggctaacaaaataatttattaggtgagctttcgtgggaaagttagtctgcagaagtgggtctgtcccacgaaagctcacctagtaaattatgttgttagtctgtaaagtgctactttcctgtttttttgttttggtagtatatagactagcacagctccttctctgttactattcatctctCTGTGATTCAGTtctccctctgtctgtctgtcggtggttactcaataacaagtaggacctcttcatgtcaccttcccatttgtgagtccgttgacgGCTGACCAGCTCAATTCTAGAGccgcaggtgctggtagctgttggaggagcaggagacagtttttgatgctcttttctcctgcttcacctctcctcatctgctctacagtgggacctctcaaattgcgtccccacacacacagattactgctctccactggggatggtcctgggcaagattctcccaagtgAACACCAGTGCTGCATCTTTtcgtgtgtgccttcagcatgtcctgatATCGTTTCCTCTGGCCCCCCAAtgctcctccgtccttcctccaactcagaaaacagaatctgttttgggaagcgCTAATCAGACATCTGGACCATGTGGccagtccagcaaagttgttgatgaaggaTAATGGCTTCAAcactggtcatgttcaactcttccagggcaCTAGAGTTCGTGCTcctattctcccaagagatatttaggatcctcctgaggcagtgttgatgatattgttcaagtgccttcaaatgatgctagtatgttgtccaggtttcacatgttcATGTTCCCTCTGTACAATGGGCAGGTTATGTTTCTTCACCCGCCCTTTCTCTGTCTTGTTCATTCATTCCTGTGAGCTCTTGGGGTCAGGGCAGTCTCTCACTATGCATTTGCAGCATAGGAGGAAGATGGGGCCAGTCTCCGCTGGAACTCCCACATGAGCTTTAACTCGTGCAGGACCAACAGGCATTCCAGCAAGCTGATAATGTAGCCACACGCATGTCAAGGCACCTGTCCCCTGCCAGAGCCTTTGTTAACAAAAAGAATTGGTCCCAATCTATCTCTATACACTTAAATCATCAGCAGTAATTTGGGGACATCTATGAAAGAGGAGCAGAGCCATTCCCCAGGGGTGGAACTTTAGGTCTAATCTGGGATTGATACCCCTGACAAAGGAAAAAATCATCTACGATATGTTGAcaccagctacacaattgtcatagctggaactgcatatcttaaATTGATACACAGCCTTCCACCTTCCCAGCGAACACACACTTTTGGGTAcatggatatgtgtgtgtgtgtgtgtttgtcgtGTTAAATGAATAACTCCCTGATGAGATGTGCTGGCAACAATGGAGAATACAACAGTTTTCACTGCTGCAGACAAAGTGATCTCTAAAGTGCTAGTTAATGTGTTTCTAAAAGCCCCCCTGTGGATGATTTGATAAAGCAACCCATATATCTGGCACTAATTGTCTGAGCATGGAAGCCTTTGCATTGCATTGATTTCTGATGTATGTAAGACCCGCTGTCTGTGCGCAATTGAGGATTTTATTCCTTCCTCTGTCTGCCAAAAAAGCTAGTTAAACATGCAGGTGATGGGTCCCAATGAGAACAGAGCCTTTTGCTTTTCTTCCAGCAGACTGGACAAATGAGGATTAAGCTTCAAGTTTAATTTACTGGATTGCAAGTGAAAAACAAATTCACAATCCTCCCTGTTTGGAATGACAGAGCTGCCAGGGGAGTCCCTACAGCAGAAACACCTGATTCTGTCCATTTCATTAGTGCCAGCCACAAAGAGGATTTTCTTCCCATGATACCCCTGGCCTGAGTGAGGAAAAGTAATCCCACCTGGTGTCCTAACATGTGATTGTGAGGTTCAGGGCACATTGTTTTCAAGGCCTCTCTTTGGTGCAGCATGCAGTTTCTCCTGGAAAAGGAGGCTGCTGCAAAGAAGATAAATGGGTTGGGCTGGTAGACTGGAAAGCATCCATGGGCCTGTGAAATGGTCACCCTCAGTGCTTTTttcttgtgctggtacttgccagtactgagtgaGTACCAGCAGAGTGGCAGCcgcagccatgggattggctgagagggaaggggtggggaactggctgagtaccagcacctctttttttttttaacaaaaaaaaaggcactggtcaCCACTCACAGTGGGGCAAAACGCAAGGGTCCCTTTTGGCCTTTAACACCTACGGGCAGGAATTTCTGTTGGCCTCCAGGATCTAGTTTTCTGCAGTCAGATATTGGGATTCCCAGAAATCCAGGACAATGAGACAGAACCCACGCACACACCGTTGGGAATTTTTCCATGTAGCTGCCTCATGGCAGTTGCAGGGGCAAGACACAGGCATGAGGAAATgtgactgaggccaggtctgtGCTCTGtcaaaaagttgatttaagatacacaactccagctatgacaattgtatAACTTGAGTCAAAATATTGTAGATCAATTTCCGGCCGTCCCCACAGCTGGAGgccgatgggagaaactctccatcaACCTCTTTTACTCTTCACgacaatgaggagtaccaggattGAAAGTAGAGCCCTGTTGGTTTGATTTAGCGCGTCcctactaggtgcactaaattgaaccccagaagatcgaccacaaTCGAGTGAATCTTGTggtaagcatagacataccctaattccCCATAAACTGAACATGCGGGAAACCACCCACGAGAGATTCAAAGGCCGGCCAGAgtgcctacagctggcagcatgtgtttttatcaTGGTACACATTCACACGTGCCTCAGgacacataaaaatgtattcacgCATGGCTGGAAAAATGCAGAGGGAACTTTGATCAAAATGCTCCTGATTTTTCAGCAGCATGGTTATGAATAGGCATGAGCTAATTTAGTATGGGCTTTGCAGCTAGCAGGAGGGCGTAAGGCTATTGTTTGTGCAATTTGCATGAGCTAATCTACATTCAAAGAATGGGCACAGATAGATCAAAGAGATTCTTGTTCTAGCAGACCCGTGCGGCTGACTGCCTGCTTGCCATGTGTCCTCAGTAAAATCTCCCCGGGCCAGTCACTGGAACAAGCACACCGTGTATTGCACACCACAAGCTCTGTGGAGGGACTCTGACGTGGCAATGCCCTGGGTCATGATGATGCACACGGTTGTGCATTCTTCCCAAGcagccagtggcagctgcagtcaCTGATTGGGTGAGTCTCCCTCTGTCACCTTCTACAACTGAACATAAATATAAGAacggtcagaccaaaggtccatctagcccagtgtcctgtctcccgcagtggtcaatgccaggtaccccaaaCAGAATGGGAAGTAATCAAATGATCCAGCCCCTGTCGcccattcacagcttctggcaaacagaggctagagacttGCCCAGCCTGgttaatagccatggatggatcgatcctccaggaatttatctagctctgttttgaaccctgttaaagtcccagccttcctctggcaaggagttccacaggttgattgtacATTGTGTtaagaaatacttcttttgtttggtttaaacCTCCTACCTGCTAGTTAAATTTGGTGACCCTTTCTCCTTGTGTCACCTCAGGTGACCATTCATTGTCCTTCTCCAGCGCCTGAAATAGAAAACCAAACAAGCCCCAATTCCCCTAGAAAAGTAGctggagacccagagttcagcCTCTAAAGGATTTTCAGAAAGGATTGCCCAGGGTCAGGCTCCTTGCATCCAAGTCCCAAAAGGaactaaagaaatgaatttaacCAAGTAACTTCATAAAATCTTATAATGAAGAAACAAATAATCATCTACGTTTTTACAACATAACATAACATCATCTTCACAGTTACAATAAACATAAACACAGGAACACAAAAGTAAAACTTGAACTATTCTGTCCACACAAAGCACGGTAAGAAAAAACTGAAATCCCAAAAGCTTCGGTTTAGTTCACCTAAGGCTCAGTTAGTGTCTTGATCACCAAATCTGCACGATCTGCTGAGTCTGAACCATCTTTCTTCCACTTGCTTGTAGGAATCCTCATTAGGAATCCAGGTAGATTTCCCTCTATTGCGGATCACTGCTAGCCAGCCAGCAAACAGATAGAACTGAGTGACAGGTTAGTCACAAATATGTGGGTTGAAAGGAAAACCTGCTATaacaaaatacaaaaactgaGAATAGCAAACTAGAAATGACTCTTCCCCCATTGTGACATTAACGccacccatgttccctggcagagggttaACACCATCACTACCTGCTGCAAAGTGCTCCAGAGTGAGGGACACCAGCCTGCTCTCTGCTCATGAGCTCAGCTTCTCCCAACTTTCACAGAACACATGGCATTagaacagcagctgccctggctgctgttccTCATGGAATCTGACCACCTCTAACAGACAGATCCTACTGGAACAGACCTTACAGCTACCACTCACAATTCCAGAAGCTTCTGAGTGTGGAGTGCTAAACCTGCCTACAACAACGACCCAGCCACAACCCTCTCATACTCCGCTCCATGGGTCTCTTAGACTGCGTCTATGTGAGCcagttctttcggaaaatctggtcctcttttgaaagaacatgcagaacctctgcacacaaaatgcgttcttctcatgtgaaattgaaagaatgcggctcttctcgcagaagccctcttctgctcccggcTCAAGAAgagagccttctttcaaaagaaagcgtgtgtagacactccacacaCCCTTTTTTTGGAAGAGCCGTCCTCGTGACACCGGAtgtttcagtccctggcccattcttttcagtcatgattttatagaccccccactagtctcctcttttctaagctgaaaagtcccagtcttttcactCGCTCCTTGTATGGCACCTATTCCACACCCCATTCATtcttgctgcccttttctgattttttccagtgccaaaatatcttttttgagatgaggcgaccacatctgtacacagtattcaagctgtgggtGCATTCatgaaatttcttttctttttgcaaatGCAAAACTGAAGCCTGACACTTTAAAAGacatttcccaccccaccccccaagatgCCCCATTCCGACTGCAAAGCCAAGGATACTCTGCATGGAGCTGGAGCTGTAATACACAGACATTTCATAGGATGGCTAGCCTCAGCACAACactgaaagcctttgacagcaatTTGTGCATCAGTAGGAATATAATAGCAGCAGCCTCCTGGGATTCATTTTGTATTTACACAATAGAACATGAACAGCGAGGTACCCCGGCCTGAGAGAGGAATATTCAGCACTGCACACACATCACCGCAGCAGGTAAGTGACATTTGCAAAGGGAGACAGCATTCCCATCTggccagccacctcactcatccCAGGCTTTGCTGACTTTGCTCAGAGGGGTGATTTTATCCATCTCCTGCAGGTGTGGGCCCGGTTTCTGGCTCTGTCCAttctgcacagggcagggggctttGGCAGAAGGCAGGTTCTTGAGGCAAACTGAGTCAGAGGATTCCCTGTCTGTGAAGATCTTGTTGCGAGCACTAAAGCCACAGGAGCTTCCCATCATTTTCTCTGAATAGGCCTTGTGGTGCCCTATCTCCTCCGAGCAAACGTGGAACTTCAAGGCTGCCTGGAAGCCCCGCTTGAAGTTCTCATTGAAGTAGCCGTAGATGATGGGATTAATGCTACTGTTGGAGAAGGCCAGCCAGTGTGCGAAGGGGAAAATGTACCCTGTCAGCAGGTCAATTTGGTCATCATCCAGCTTGGCATAGTCTGTGAACAGCATCAGGGTCCACAGGGGCAGCCAGGAAAGCATGAAGAGCAGGGCCACCAGAATGAGCATCTTGATGACCTTGACCTTCCGCCTGGAGATGGCAGCACCGCAGCACTCCTGGCTCTCCACCCGGTGCCTGCTCACTGGGCCCGACGATCTATAGAGCTTGACCCCGATCCTACCGTACATGACCATGATGAGAGTCAATGGGGCCACGTAGATGTGGGCAAAAAGGACAGTGGTATAGACCTTGCGCATCTCGCTGTTGGGCCAGGCCTCGTAGCAGGAGTACAAGGGGTAAGACAGGCTCAGGTTGGCGTTGTGCACCATGTAGTGATCCTCAATCTGCACCACCGTGAGCATGACAGCAGACGGGCACATGATGGTGATGGCTAGGACCCAGATGACCGCGATGATGTTCAGGGCCTTGAGCAGGCTGAGCTTGGATTTGAAGGGGTAAATGATGCAGCGGAACCTGGTGCAAAACCAACACAAAGGTAGGTGGGTTCTACTGAGAGACATGGCCGCAGAGCAAGACCCAAAGGGCATCTAAACACTAAGCACTACCGGGTTCTCCTGCAACATGGGGCATGAGTACATTGGGCCAGGAATACTGGTACATAATCCCTCTGATATTGTCTCCTTGGGCTACAGATGGgggaagtacccaaaaagttacttgagtaaaatgcagctgctttcacttctcgGGACTTGAGTACAATGAAGATGTgacgtgtgtacttttactcaagtagttttccagagggacactggtgacttgtgcTTAAGTATGCCCCACTCCACCAAGAGCAGCTAAACCTTTACTCTGCCTTGGGCCTTATGCTCACAGAGATGGAAAGGGGCAAGGCTCCACTGTACCTAATCCAACCACTTGCTGGATTTTCTAAAGCACTTAGTATTGGCCCAATTCTGCTTCTGTTGCATGGTAGAACTTTCACTTGAAGAGAAGCAAGATTTCACTGCATGTCTTCACACTGTACCCACATTCTGTAGTAGAGAGGCCTGTTATCATTGATCACTTGCATTGCCCAGTCACAGACTTGGCCCCTGTCATGCTGGGGGCTGTATGAACACACAGCAAAGATATGGTTCCTAGCCCCAAAGAGATGGACCTAAGTGTAAGACAAGCACAGTGAGCAGACAAGCAACAATGAGACAGCACCGGTCAGAATGATAGGCAGGGGTCTCAAGACACCAGCAACATGAGCATTGTCAGGTTTATGtggacaagtatcagaagggtagccaggttagtctgtatcttcaaaaacaacaagtcctgtggcaccttatagactaacagatattttggagcatcagctttcatcagaagcaggtctttgcccatgaaagctggtgttctaaaatatctattagtctgtaagtgCCACAGGCCTCCTTGAGGTTTACGTGGGCTTCCTGTCAAAGGAGATTTGAGAAGTAAGGTTTGTGGctgaggggcagaaggagagagagctTTTCAATGGAAACGCAACCATTGTTGGACATTTTTCAAAAAATCCATTTTCCATCATCATAAAAAGAATGGCCAACCAAACACCGCCCGACCACTTTTCAGCACCATCCCCGAGAGGAAAGCTATTTACCGTCTCTAAATTCACTTTTTCATTGCACAGCGTCAATGCCTCATGAGCTCAAACCAGGCAGCCTTCTTGCCTGCTATCTCACCTCCGATGGGCTAGTACCAGCTGCCCTCAGTGAAAGGTTCTGGAAAGCCTACAACAGGCATTCCTGGAATAACTTGCCAGGGAAAATTTTCTTCCATACTGATCACTTAGAGGCCAGCCTGTGCCCGAAAGCAAGAAAAGTAGAACCAGTGACTATTCCAGTCTTATCTGGAGTTTGCAGGTTCACTTGTAAAGTCAAATTCCCTCAGTTACCATGTGACATAAAATTACAAACCAAGGAAGGCTGCATTTGACTGAGGTAATTGTCTGCCTGTGCCACATTGTGTTGATGTGAATGGCTGTGAGGAGGCGCATGGCACATCATGATTAAAACGTATGGGAGTGGAAATAGCCTTTTGATTCTTGCTGTTACTTACTGGAAACAATTTTGGAGTTATTAATTCAGCAGCTCCATAGAAGTGCTCTGCAAGTAATtgaatttttaattaaatgtaattGTCTCACAAAAATATCAGCCTTTGAAGTCGTTCACACTCAGCACTGCATCACAGATTTCGGACAGGAAAGGCCTGGACTAGGGAGTGGCTCAGGGAAGAGGGGTGGGCCCTGTCTGCACACAGCTTTGTCCTGTCCCTTGTGGTGGCAGGTACTCGCTGTTGGCTGTGCTCAGGGCCCTCTGAATGCAGCTACCACAGCAGAGATCAATCGTCTGAAGTTCAATTCAGCATGCCTGGTAGGAGTACACTAAATCAAATGTGCACGGCATCCCAGCTGACTCCAGTACTCATCTCAGTcgcgaggaataagggaagtcaatgggagagtttctcccgtcgactgGGGACGTcagagaaattcaacctaaaaTACGTCGACTCCAGCTACCCCACTCATGTAGCTGGAGATGCACAACCAttgccccctagtgtagaccaggcctctgcGGAGAAGAATAGAACCACAGAACActcaaactggaagggacctcgagagttcttcaagtccagtcccctgccctcgtggcaggaccaaggaccgtCTATATCATATCTagcagatgtttatctaacctgctcttaacatctccaaggatggagattccacaacctccctgtgcAATTTATtcatgtttaaccaccctgacagttgggaagtttttcctaatgttcaacctaaacctcccttgctgcactttcaacccattgctccttgtcttggGGCTGTCATGTGGATTGGCAGAGCCAGCAGACCTGGCCTAGCCTAGTCCCCTCCATGACATGGAGGTCCCCAGGCCAGGCTTGCACTTGGAAGGTTCAGCCTGTGCGGCCACATGCTCCCAGGGCAGGCCCAGCTTACACATATGCTGTGCTTTGGATGCTACTGTCTAGCTGgtgcctgcctccacccccactacCCTGGCTTTTGCCGACACCACCCTGTTGGCCACAGATCTCACCCCACGCAACAGAGCTAAGCCAGTGAAAATTTGGTGGGATCAACCTGGCCCATAGGCTGAATGGGCCTTGAGACCTGAGTAACCTTCTCACAGCGAACTGCGTTCGCCCTCAGCCAGGCAGGAAAGCTGGATAAAGGGCCAGATCCTGGTGTATCTCTGTGGGAATCTTCTCCCCTGTGGATCTTAATGAGAGCCAGAAAGGGCTTCAGAGCCCTGTGCTTGGAGCCTGATGCCAGCCTGCAGGGGGCGCCTCC
Encoded proteins:
- the LOC142004290 gene encoding neuropeptide FF receptor 1-like, which produces MDGPGMESESRINKTISSLTNLHKRNLTYLPYYQHSPPVAAVYIISYLFIFALCMVGNSLVCFTVLKNSWMRTVTNLFILNLAISDLLVGIFCVPTTLVDNLITGWPFSNGVCKMSGLVQGTSVSSSVFTLVAIAVDRFRCIIYPFKSKLSLLKALNIIAVIWVLAITIMCPSAVMLTVVQIEDHYMVHNANLSLSYPLYSCYEAWPNSEMRKVYTTVLFAHIYVAPLTLIMVMYGRIGVKLYRSSGPVSRHRVESQECCGAAISRRKVKVIKMLILVALLFMLSWLPLWTLMLFTDYAKLDDDQIDLLTGYIFPFAHWLAFSNSSINPIIYGYFNENFKRGFQAALKFHVCSEEIGHHKAYSEKMMGSSCGFSARNKIFTDRESSDSVCLKNLPSAKAPCPVQNGQSQKPGPHLQEMDKITPLSKVSKAWDE